One window of the Streptomyces asoensis genome contains the following:
- a CDS encoding carbohydrate ABC transporter permease: protein MSTHTGLTRTPLRRFLDYAVLSVLAFIFALPVIYLFMGSLKPSDEVLNGLSGFLPTHLSFDNYTAVLDSLDSDSTGYFWRFMGISLLLAFVVVTGGLFVNSMAAYGLSRLKWRGRNAVFALVLLLMLVPFESVAVPLFYMFNGRRNTLFIQAIPFIANAFSVYQFHTFFRTIPPSIEEAARLDGAGPWRTFFAIIVPMSKPAFASVAILTFLTQWGSFLWPVLMVSDPSVRPLPLEMSVFQAQLPPDWGQILAFGVLLVLPVLIVFAFFQRWFVQGVASSAVKG from the coding sequence ATGAGCACCCACACGGGCCTCACCCGCACACCCCTGCGCCGCTTCCTCGACTACGCCGTCCTCAGCGTGCTGGCGTTCATCTTCGCGCTGCCGGTGATCTACCTGTTCATGGGCAGCCTCAAGCCGTCCGACGAAGTCCTGAACGGCCTGTCCGGCTTCCTGCCCACCCACCTCTCCTTCGACAACTACACGGCCGTCCTCGACAGCCTCGACTCCGACAGCACCGGCTACTTCTGGCGCTTCATGGGCATCTCGCTGCTGCTGGCGTTCGTGGTGGTGACGGGTGGTCTCTTCGTCAACTCAATGGCCGCGTACGGACTGTCACGACTGAAGTGGCGCGGGCGGAACGCCGTCTTCGCCCTCGTCCTGCTGCTGATGCTGGTCCCGTTCGAGTCGGTGGCCGTCCCGCTCTTCTACATGTTCAACGGCCGGCGCAACACGCTCTTCATCCAGGCGATCCCGTTCATCGCCAACGCCTTCTCGGTCTACCAGTTCCACACGTTCTTCCGCACGATCCCGCCGAGCATCGAGGAAGCCGCCCGCCTCGACGGCGCGGGCCCCTGGCGCACCTTCTTCGCGATCATCGTCCCGATGTCGAAGCCGGCCTTCGCGTCCGTGGCGATCCTGACCTTCCTCACCCAGTGGGGCTCCTTCCTCTGGCCGGTCCTGATGGTCTCCGACCCCTCGGTACGCCCGCTGCCCCTGGAGATGAGCGTCTTCCAGGCCCAGCTGCCCCCGGACTGGGGCCAGATCCTCGCCTTCGGCGTCCTCCTCGTCCTGCCCGTACTGATCGTCTTCGCCTTCTTCCAACGCTGGTTCGTCCAGGGCGTCGCCAGCTCCGCCGTAAAGGGCTGA